Proteins found in one Corynebacterium sanguinis genomic segment:
- a CDS encoding DUF3152 domain-containing protein, giving the protein MTHRHGHEPHPRPETREKEPSFFVRFAREYGWRAYAIPVLAVLTVFVLVNMVSNPGEAVVASPVADTSDSRQGDSAHNHEASPAREPAKLPEGSVGLEDLPPGGPFTERGEGTFRTIGAPGAAAGRGEELVLRYIVEVENGLDTSLYGGDDAFAALVDATLADPRGWTNDPRFGFEHVAADQNPDLKIQLTSPGTTKANCGGDLGLETSCRTMATGVSTVVINEARWVRGAAPFEGDLGRYRQYLVNHEVGHALGFAEHVPCPENGALAPTMMQQTLSLNNAELHSLDHDEVYPDTNETCLANPWPYPRPAVL; this is encoded by the coding sequence ATGACACATAGGCACGGCCACGAGCCCCACCCCAGGCCCGAGACTCGCGAGAAGGAGCCGTCGTTCTTCGTCCGCTTCGCCCGCGAGTACGGCTGGCGTGCTTACGCCATCCCGGTGCTCGCCGTGCTGACCGTCTTCGTGCTGGTCAACATGGTTTCTAACCCGGGGGAGGCGGTGGTGGCCTCGCCGGTGGCGGACACCTCTGATTCGCGCCAGGGCGATAGCGCGCACAACCACGAGGCCAGCCCCGCGCGCGAGCCCGCGAAGCTGCCAGAGGGCAGCGTCGGCTTGGAGGACCTGCCGCCCGGCGGGCCGTTTACCGAGCGCGGCGAGGGCACGTTCCGCACGATCGGGGCGCCCGGCGCGGCGGCGGGCCGGGGTGAAGAGCTGGTCTTGCGCTACATCGTCGAGGTGGAAAACGGCCTCGACACCAGCCTGTACGGCGGCGACGACGCGTTTGCGGCGCTTGTCGACGCCACCCTCGCGGACCCGCGCGGGTGGACCAACGACCCGCGCTTCGGCTTCGAGCACGTCGCCGCCGACCAAAACCCCGACCTGAAGATCCAGCTCACCTCCCCGGGCACGACGAAGGCCAACTGCGGCGGCGACCTCGGGCTGGAAACGAGCTGCCGCACCATGGCCACCGGCGTGAGCACGGTCGTGATCAACGAGGCCCGCTGGGTGCGCGGCGCCGCCCCCTTCGAAGGCGATCTGGGACGCTACCGCCAGTACCTGGTCAACCACGAGGTCGGGCATGCCCTCGGTTTCGCCGAGCACGTTCCCTGCCCAGAAAACGGCGCCTTGGCGCCCACGATGATGCAGCAGACGCTGAGCCTGAACAACGCTGAGCTGCACAGCCTTGACCACGACGAGGTGTACCCGGACACGAACGAGACCTGCCTAGCTAACCCGTGGCCGTACCCGCGTCCGGCCGTTCTGTAA
- a CDS encoding DUF3107 domain-containing protein, which produces MDIRIGLSDSQRELAVSSNDLQEDVLARVSTAIAEGQPTLTLEDDKGRKFLVRTERIAYVEVGNSNARAVGFAR; this is translated from the coding sequence ATGGATATCAGGATCGGACTTTCCGACAGCCAGCGCGAGCTCGCCGTTTCCAGCAACGACCTGCAGGAGGACGTACTCGCCCGCGTGAGCACGGCGATCGCGGAAGGCCAGCCAACGCTGACGTTGGAGGACGACAAGGGACGCAAGTTCCTCGTCCGCACCGAGCGCATTGCCTACGTTGAGGTAGGTAACTCCAACGCGCGCGCCGTTGGCTTCGCCCGCTAG
- a CDS encoding DEAD/DEAH box helicase — translation MPDAKDPAEKLAPTFAELGVAAEIVDALGELGITHTFSIQELAAPLALAGKDVIGQARTGMGKTYAFGVPLLDRVFDDADVAELDGTPRALIIVPTRELAVQVGDDLTRAAKYTPVRITTVYGGRPYEAQIATLSSGVDVVVGTPGRLIDLLNRGNLQLDRVAVLVLDEADEMLDLGFLPDIQKLWAALPQPVQSMLFSATMPGAILTLARSLMNRPVHIRAEAANTPSTHSTTRQVVFRSHRMDKLEVTARILQARGRGRTIVFTRTKRTAAEVARDLAERGFDVGSVHGDLGQGAREQALEAFRSGEVSILVATDVAARGIDVDDVTHVINFQTPDDPMTYVHRIGRTGRAGQTGIAVTLVGFDEGPKWAAINTELGLEMPEPPEWFSTSPELYQGLDIPDSAGERVGPAVTVHGDPTPRRSRERKRR, via the coding sequence GTGCCAGACGCAAAAGATCCCGCAGAGAAACTCGCGCCGACGTTCGCTGAGCTCGGTGTCGCGGCGGAGATTGTCGACGCGTTAGGTGAGCTCGGGATCACGCATACGTTTTCCATCCAGGAGCTCGCGGCCCCCCTGGCGCTGGCGGGCAAGGACGTTATCGGGCAGGCGCGCACGGGCATGGGCAAAACCTACGCGTTCGGCGTTCCCCTGCTTGATCGGGTGTTCGACGATGCCGACGTCGCCGAACTCGACGGCACCCCCCGCGCGCTGATTATCGTGCCCACGCGCGAGCTGGCCGTCCAGGTCGGAGACGACCTGACCCGGGCGGCGAAGTACACCCCGGTGCGGATCACCACCGTCTACGGCGGCCGCCCCTACGAGGCGCAGATCGCCACTCTGAGCAGCGGCGTCGACGTCGTGGTGGGAACACCGGGGCGCCTGATCGACCTACTCAACCGCGGCAACCTGCAGCTCGATCGCGTGGCCGTGTTGGTTCTCGACGAGGCCGACGAGATGCTCGACCTCGGTTTCCTGCCGGACATTCAGAAGCTGTGGGCGGCGCTGCCGCAGCCGGTGCAGTCGATGCTGTTCTCGGCCACGATGCCCGGGGCGATTTTGACGCTCGCGCGCTCGTTGATGAACCGGCCTGTGCACATCCGCGCGGAGGCCGCGAACACCCCGAGCACGCACTCGACCACGCGCCAGGTGGTGTTTCGCTCGCACCGCATGGACAAGCTCGAGGTCACCGCGCGGATCCTGCAGGCCCGCGGCCGCGGCCGCACGATCGTGTTCACGCGGACCAAGCGCACCGCCGCCGAGGTGGCGCGCGATCTTGCCGAGCGCGGCTTCGACGTCGGTTCCGTCCACGGCGACCTGGGCCAGGGCGCTCGCGAGCAGGCGCTCGAGGCGTTTCGCAGCGGCGAGGTGAGCATCCTTGTGGCCACGGACGTCGCCGCGCGCGGCATCGACGTCGACGACGTCACCCACGTGATCAACTTCCAGACCCCGGATGACCCCATGACCTACGTCCACCGCATCGGCCGGACGGGCCGCGCGGGCCAGACCGGGATCGCGGTCACGCTCGTCGGCTTCGACGAGGGCCCGAAGTGGGCCGCCATCAACACCGAGCTGGGCCTAGAGATGCCCGAGCCGCCGGAGTGGTTTTCCACCTCGCCCGAGCTCTACCAGGGACTCGACATCCCCGACTCCGCGGGCGAGCGCGTCGGCCCGGCGGTCACCGTCCACGGCGACCCGACCCCGCGCCGCTCGCGCGAAAGGAAGCGCCGGTGA
- a CDS encoding WhiB family transcriptional regulator gives MDWRHEAVCRDEDPELFFPVGNSGPALTQIAQAKLVCNRCPVTSQCLKWALETGQDAGVWGGLSEEERRALKRRNKQRARSRARLTA, from the coding sequence ATGGATTGGCGCCACGAAGCCGTTTGCCGCGACGAAGACCCCGAACTGTTCTTCCCCGTCGGAAACTCCGGCCCCGCACTCACCCAGATCGCGCAGGCGAAGCTCGTCTGCAACCGCTGCCCCGTTACCAGCCAGTGCCTGAAGTGGGCACTGGAGACCGGCCAGGACGCCGGCGTCTGGGGCGGCCTGTCCGAGGAGGAGCGCCGCGCGCTCAAGCGCCGTAACAAGCAGCGCGCCCGCAGCCGCGCACGCCTGACCGCCTAA
- a CDS encoding 50S ribosomal protein bL37: MSKRGRKRKDRRKKSANRGKRPNS; this comes from the coding sequence ATGAGCAAGCGTGGTCGTAAGCGGAAGGACCGCCGCAAGAAGAGCGCCAACCGCGGCAAGCGCCCCAACTCTTAA
- the rsrA gene encoding mycothiol system anti-sigma-R factor — protein MSTDCPKCENAHRMLCELLDSETSVERAAEIRDFIQSCPECFSRYENELAARTIVQKCCGASHAPDHLRQRIIASLTTVSITQIHYRG, from the coding sequence ATGAGCACTGATTGCCCGAAGTGCGAGAACGCGCACCGAATGTTGTGCGAATTGCTCGACTCCGAAACTAGCGTCGAGCGCGCCGCCGAGATCCGCGACTTCATCCAGTCCTGCCCCGAGTGCTTCAGCCGCTACGAAAACGAGCTGGCCGCGCGCACGATCGTGCAGAAGTGCTGCGGCGCCTCCCACGCCCCGGACCACCTTCGCCAGCGCATCATCGCCTCGCTCACGACCGTGTCCATTACCCAGATTCACTACCGCGGGTAA
- a CDS encoding sigma-70 family RNA polymerase sigma factor — translation MIPMADTDVHKRFTEEAMPLLDQLYGGALRMTRNPQDAEDLVQETYLKAFNAFESFKPGTNLKAWLYRIMTNAYINTYRKKQRRPIETSTEDMTDHQLYTTSSHDSTGLESAEVAALKGMPNGRISEAFDELNEDYRMVVYMADVEDMAYKEIAEALDIPLGTVMSRLHRGRKQLRVLLKDVANEQGIGLEEKK, via the coding sequence ATGATCCCCATGGCCGACACTGACGTGCATAAGCGCTTCACCGAGGAGGCGATGCCGCTTCTGGACCAGCTCTACGGCGGCGCCCTGCGGATGACGCGCAACCCCCAAGACGCGGAAGACTTGGTGCAGGAGACCTACCTCAAGGCGTTCAACGCCTTCGAGAGCTTCAAGCCCGGCACCAATTTGAAGGCCTGGCTGTATCGGATCATGACCAACGCCTACATCAACACCTACCGCAAGAAGCAGCGCAGGCCGATTGAGACCTCGACCGAGGACATGACCGACCACCAGCTCTACACCACGAGCTCGCACGACTCGACGGGCCTGGAATCCGCCGAGGTCGCCGCGCTCAAGGGCATGCCCAACGGGCGGATCTCGGAGGCGTTCGACGAGCTCAACGAGGACTACCGGATGGTCGTTTACATGGCCGATGTCGAGGATATGGCGTACAAGGAAATCGCCGAGGCCCTCGACATTCCGCTCGGCACCGTGATGTCGCGGCTGCATCGGGGAAGAAAACAGCTACGCGTGTTGTTGAAGGATGTGGCCAACGAGCAAGGAATCGGTCTGGAGGAGAAGAAGTAG
- a CDS encoding aminoacyl-tRNA deacylase, with protein sequence MAKRTRAVEAVAAIDHEILSYAPSHDHFGEHSVAELGLDADAVLKTLVVQHERDLALCLVPVSKRLSLKAAAHALGWKNAELADPGRAQRATGYIIGGISPLGTLTALRTLIDAPCAALPTVTVSGGQRGLSISLAPSDLARLTGAEFVQLGV encoded by the coding sequence ATGGCGAAAAGAACCCGGGCCGTCGAGGCCGTGGCGGCGATTGACCACGAGATCTTGAGCTACGCGCCCAGCCACGATCATTTTGGGGAGCACTCCGTCGCCGAGCTGGGCCTCGACGCCGACGCAGTGTTGAAAACCCTCGTCGTCCAGCACGAGCGCGACCTGGCCTTGTGCCTAGTCCCCGTCTCGAAGCGCCTAAGCCTCAAGGCCGCCGCGCACGCCCTGGGGTGGAAAAACGCCGAACTCGCCGACCCCGGCCGCGCCCAGCGCGCCACCGGCTACATCATCGGCGGCATCTCGCCTTTGGGCACTTTAACGGCGCTGCGCACGCTTATCGACGCCCCCTGCGCTGCCCTGCCCACCGTCACCGTCTCCGGCGGCCAGCGCGGCCTGTCCATCTCCCTCGCCCCAAGCGACTTGGCGCGCCTCACCGGCGCGGAGTTTGTTCAGCTGGGCGTCTAG
- a CDS encoding SOS response-associated peptidase, with the protein MCGRFVLFTSGTDLIEEVATLPGISRVDAPDGTPPPRYNVAPTQQVPLIRFDGEVAALDSARWGLLPSWKKDDSGPPLFNARGETVAEKPAFRSAFKARRGLMVLDGYYEWKDKQPYYVTPSEGMLYAAALWETGLDILSTTMVTTDSVGDDMTWLHNRLPLFLARDEIEQWVRGTPEEALELVHPSRVAGDLSYRPVSKDVGNVRNDFAELIDAP; encoded by the coding sequence ATGTGCGGACGATTCGTTCTCTTCACCAGCGGCACCGACCTCATCGAGGAGGTCGCGACTCTGCCGGGCATCTCGCGTGTCGACGCCCCAGACGGCACCCCGCCGCCGCGCTACAACGTCGCGCCCACCCAGCAGGTGCCGCTGATCCGCTTCGACGGCGAGGTCGCCGCCCTCGACTCGGCGCGCTGGGGTCTTCTGCCGAGCTGGAAGAAGGACGATTCCGGCCCGCCGCTGTTTAACGCCCGCGGTGAGACCGTCGCCGAGAAGCCGGCGTTTCGCTCGGCGTTCAAGGCTCGGCGCGGCCTGATGGTGCTCGACGGCTACTACGAGTGGAAGGACAAGCAGCCCTACTACGTCACCCCCTCGGAGGGCATGCTGTACGCGGCCGCGCTGTGGGAGACGGGGCTCGACATACTTTCCACCACGATGGTCACCACCGACTCGGTGGGCGACGACATGACGTGGCTGCACAACCGCCTGCCGCTGTTTCTCGCCCGCGACGAGATCGAGCAGTGGGTGCGCGGCACGCCGGAGGAAGCGCTCGAGCTGGTGCACCCCTCGCGCGTTGCCGGCGACCTGTCGTATCGCCCGGTATCCAAGGATGTGGGCAACGTCCGCAACGATTTCGCCGAGCTTATCGACGCTCCCTAG